In Mycobacteriales bacterium, one DNA window encodes the following:
- a CDS encoding threonine synthase, producing the protein MDSTLTHLECSACGTRYEADRPQNLCRCGHPLLARYDLAAVTVTPAEIAARPPGLWRWAELLPVRDPAHRITLGEGDTPLLPLADGVLIKDEGLNPTGSFKARGAAVGASRARELGARHVALPTNGNAGAAWSAYGRRAGLEVSVAVPAGAPAVTRSEALATGAGTYVVDGLIGDAGALVGRAVAAHEGWFDVSTLKEPYRVEGKKTMGLEIAEQLGWRAPDVVVYPTGGGVGLIGIAKAFAELRALGWLTGPPTRFVSAQSSGCAPVVRAFELGAQETQPWPDPVTVAYGITVAAPLGGPQLLRILRESAGTAVAVDDADALATRASTAATEGVLLSPEGAVALHAVRTLQRDGWVTPGERVVVLNTGSALIQPETLPTPHGLLSPTASLP; encoded by the coding sequence GTGGACAGCACGCTGACCCACCTGGAGTGCTCGGCCTGCGGGACCCGGTACGAGGCCGATCGCCCGCAGAACCTGTGCCGCTGCGGCCATCCGCTGCTGGCCCGCTACGACCTGGCCGCCGTCACCGTCACCCCGGCCGAGATCGCGGCCCGCCCGCCGGGGCTGTGGCGCTGGGCCGAGCTGCTGCCGGTCCGCGACCCGGCCCACCGGATCACCCTGGGCGAGGGCGACACGCCGCTGCTGCCGCTGGCCGACGGCGTGCTGATCAAGGACGAGGGGCTCAACCCGACCGGCAGCTTCAAGGCCCGCGGAGCGGCGGTCGGCGCGTCCCGGGCCCGCGAGCTCGGTGCCCGGCACGTCGCGCTGCCCACCAACGGCAACGCGGGCGCGGCCTGGTCGGCGTACGGGCGGCGGGCCGGGCTGGAGGTCTCGGTCGCGGTGCCGGCCGGCGCGCCCGCGGTGACCCGGTCCGAGGCGCTGGCCACCGGCGCCGGGACGTACGTGGTGGACGGGCTGATCGGCGACGCCGGCGCGCTGGTCGGCCGGGCCGTGGCCGCGCACGAGGGCTGGTTCGACGTGTCCACGCTCAAGGAGCCGTACCGGGTCGAGGGCAAGAAGACGATGGGCCTGGAGATCGCCGAGCAGCTGGGCTGGCGGGCGCCGGACGTGGTCGTCTACCCGACCGGCGGCGGGGTCGGGTTGATCGGGATCGCGAAGGCGTTCGCGGAGCTGCGGGCGCTGGGCTGGCTGACCGGGCCGCCGACCCGGTTCGTCTCGGCCCAGTCCAGCGGGTGCGCGCCGGTCGTCCGGGCCTTCGAGCTGGGGGCGCAGGAGACGCAGCCCTGGCCCGACCCGGTCACGGTCGCGTACGGGATCACGGTGGCGGCGCCGCTCGGCGGCCCGCAGCTGCTGCGGATCCTGCGGGAGTCGGCCGGCACGGCGGTCGCGGTCGACGACGCCGACGCGCTGGCGACCCGGGCGTCGACGGCGGCCACGGAGGGCGTGCTGCTCTCGCCCGAGGGGGCGGTCGCCCTGCACGCGGTCCGCACGCTGCAGCGGGACGGCTGGGTCACCCCCGGCGAGCGGGTCGTCGTCCTCAACACCGGCAGCGCCCTGATCCAACCCGAGACCCTCCCCACCCCCCACGGCCTCCTCTCCCCCACCGCCTCCCTCCCCTAG